In one window of Desulforhabdus amnigena DNA:
- a CDS encoding efflux RND transporter periplasmic adaptor subunit, giving the protein MMQARKKWIVLPAILLIVVVLAYFFKWEKAAHDKNVLHVSGNIEVTDAEVSFKIPGRVEKRLVSEGEIIRAGQPVAILDSTDLVREVALRKAEVEAAKAALAELEAGSRPQEIAQAEAAAHKAEEKLKEMLAGSRPQEIRAAEASVSQARADVERLKSDYERQVQLYKREVISAREFEVTQGAYKAASARLAEASEHLKLVREGPRKEEIEQARAALREARERFDLVKAGPRQETIDQSRARLKQAREALALAEIRLGYARIVSPLSGVVLSENIESGEYVSAGTPIVTVGDLVNVWLRAFINETDLGRVKVGQPVRVTTDTYPGKAYEGYVSFISSQAEFTPKNVQTEKERVKLVYRIKVDIQNPDMELKPGMPADADISLDREVR; this is encoded by the coding sequence ATGATGCAAGCCAGGAAAAAATGGATTGTTCTGCCGGCGATTCTCCTGATCGTGGTGGTACTTGCGTACTTTTTTAAATGGGAAAAGGCTGCTCACGACAAAAATGTTCTTCACGTTTCAGGAAATATCGAGGTGACCGACGCCGAGGTGAGCTTCAAAATTCCCGGGCGGGTTGAAAAACGTCTGGTTTCCGAGGGAGAAATCATCCGGGCGGGCCAACCGGTTGCCATACTCGACAGTACCGACCTGGTCCGGGAAGTGGCCCTGCGCAAAGCGGAAGTCGAGGCGGCCAAGGCCGCACTCGCTGAACTGGAAGCGGGTTCCCGTCCGCAGGAGATCGCCCAGGCTGAAGCGGCCGCTCACAAGGCTGAAGAGAAGCTCAAAGAGATGCTTGCAGGTTCCCGGCCGCAGGAAATCAGGGCTGCGGAAGCCTCCGTGAGCCAGGCCCGGGCGGATGTAGAGCGGCTGAAGTCCGACTACGAACGGCAGGTCCAGCTCTACAAGCGGGAAGTGATTTCCGCTCGGGAATTCGAGGTCACTCAAGGGGCTTACAAAGCGGCAAGTGCAAGACTGGCCGAGGCTTCGGAACATTTGAAGCTGGTTCGGGAGGGGCCGCGCAAGGAAGAGATCGAACAGGCTCGTGCCGCTCTGAGAGAAGCCAGGGAGCGGTTTGACTTGGTCAAAGCCGGGCCTCGCCAGGAAACCATCGATCAGTCCAGGGCCCGGCTGAAACAGGCCAGGGAAGCTCTCGCTCTCGCAGAAATACGCCTGGGTTACGCCAGGATTGTTTCACCCCTCTCGGGTGTCGTCCTTTCTGAAAATATCGAATCTGGGGAATATGTCTCCGCTGGGACTCCCATTGTAACGGTGGGAGACCTGGTGAACGTCTGGCTTCGAGCCTTCATCAACGAGACGGACCTCGGAAGGGTCAAGGTCGGGCAGCCGGTTCGCGTCACCACCGACACCTATCCGGGGAAAGCTTATGAAGGGTATGTTTCCTTCATTTCCTCGCAGGCGGAGTTCACTCCCAAGAATGTGCAGACAGAAAAAGAGCGTGTGAAGCTCGTCTATCGCATCAAGGTGGATATTCAAAACCCGGACATGGAATTGAAGCCCGGCATGCCTGCGGATGCGGACATTTCTCTCGACCGGGAAGTCAGGTGA
- a CDS encoding TetR/AcrR family transcriptional regulator: protein MSQEKLGTEVRREQIVQAALSVIASEGMQGLKVNELSRRVGIVPSAIYRHFKGKSEILDGVLDLIEERILENVKIVCAETDDAFERLKSLLLRHVQLILDYQAIPRIIFSEDVLAGRAERKSKLCRILGKYLDEVASIVRRGQEEGVIRPDVSPDTAALVFIGLFQPAAFFWHLTDGNFDVKGQAENAWRIYGDGMRKE from the coding sequence ATGAGTCAGGAAAAGCTGGGTACCGAAGTTCGTCGCGAACAAATTGTTCAGGCTGCATTGAGCGTCATAGCCAGTGAGGGGATGCAGGGACTCAAGGTGAATGAGCTTTCCCGCCGTGTAGGGATCGTTCCTTCCGCCATATACCGTCACTTCAAAGGCAAAAGCGAAATCCTGGATGGTGTGCTGGACCTCATCGAAGAGAGGATTCTTGAAAACGTGAAAATCGTTTGCGCTGAAACGGACGACGCCTTTGAGAGGCTGAAAAGCCTCCTGCTACGGCATGTGCAGTTGATCCTGGATTATCAGGCTATTCCGCGCATCATCTTTTCCGAAGATGTCCTGGCTGGCCGAGCGGAGAGAAAATCGAAGCTTTGCCGCATCCTCGGAAAGTATCTCGACGAAGTGGCTTCCATTGTCCGCCGGGGACAAGAAGAGGGAGTGATCCGTCCGGACGTGTCGCCTGACACGGCCGCGCTCGTGTTCATCGGGTTGTTTCAGCCGGCCGCATTTTTCTGGCATTTGACCGATGGCAACTTTGACGTGAAGGGTCAGGCGGAAAATGCTTGGCGAATCTATGGCGACGGAATGCGTAAAGAGTAA
- a CDS encoding ABC transporter ATP-binding protein — MDAVRAEALTKSFAGVRAVENLTFSVAQGEVFGLVGPDGAGKTTTMRLLAAIMDPSSGDAWVLDRHVVKDAEAIKEEIGYMSQKFGLYPDLTVMENISFYADIYGIPRKGRQEKVDRLLAFSNLTPFKKRLAGNLSGGMKQKLGLACALIHTPKVLFLDEPTNGVDPVSRRDFWRILYQLVKEKVTIFVSTAYLDEAERCNRIGLIHQGRLHAIGAPEEIKSLMAGTILEIRSSNSRAASHLLREHFGPGSVGLFGDRIHLVTQDPEASRREVEKVFAPAHLEMIAVRIVEPSLEDVFVSVLAVRNGVRHDKSL, encoded by the coding sequence ATGGATGCCGTAAGAGCCGAAGCGCTTACAAAGTCTTTTGCCGGTGTGAGGGCCGTGGAAAATCTCACTTTCTCGGTGGCGCAAGGTGAGGTTTTTGGCCTGGTAGGGCCGGACGGAGCAGGCAAGACCACCACGATGCGTCTTTTGGCGGCCATCATGGATCCCTCTTCGGGCGATGCCTGGGTCCTGGACCGGCATGTCGTGAAGGATGCGGAAGCCATCAAGGAAGAAATCGGGTACATGAGCCAGAAATTCGGCCTCTATCCCGATCTCACGGTCATGGAAAACATCAGCTTTTATGCGGATATCTATGGGATTCCCCGCAAGGGGCGGCAGGAAAAAGTGGATCGCCTTCTTGCCTTCAGCAATCTCACCCCTTTCAAAAAACGTCTGGCCGGAAACCTCTCCGGCGGCATGAAACAAAAGCTCGGCCTGGCATGCGCCCTCATCCATACGCCGAAGGTCCTCTTTCTCGACGAACCGACCAATGGGGTCGATCCTGTTTCCAGGCGGGATTTCTGGCGCATTCTCTATCAACTGGTCAAGGAAAAGGTCACGATCTTCGTTTCCACTGCCTATCTCGACGAAGCGGAACGCTGCAACCGCATCGGCCTCATCCACCAGGGAAGGCTCCACGCCATCGGGGCTCCCGAGGAAATCAAGAGTCTCATGGCAGGAACCATCCTGGAGATTCGTTCTTCGAACTCAAGAGCGGCTTCCCACTTGCTTCGGGAGCATTTCGGGCCCGGCTCTGTGGGGCTTTTCGGAGACCGCATCCATTTGGTCACTCAAGACCCTGAGGCATCCAGAAGAGAGGTGGAGAAGGTTTTTGCCCCGGCCCATCTGGAGATGATTGCCGTCCGTATCGTCGAGCCGAGCCTGGAGGACGTTTTCGTGTCCGTTCTCGCGGTCCGGAATGGAGTCCGGCATGACAAATCCCTCTGA
- a CDS encoding glutamate synthase-related protein, with translation MQSNGLITPSTLSVKDLPWQIHWQKDKCTLCGRCTAVCPVHAIELGVHRKRSIQVPALAELGLNKKAPSNVYEVYYGIRQKTDPAYACVGCATCSLVCPNDCIMPVRSDEMDKFRFHLNRGGQPRSRGGRRNVPDAIQGGVLDRIKFTRISMLTDPALDAGRHEFELRTLLGRILPPEENLKLYNEQGWIPPVREIYPLMIGSMSFGALSPNMWEGLQMGVAYLNEEMGMPVRMATGEGGCPPRLLRSRFLKYVVLQIASGYFGWDEIIHALPEMKEDPCAIEIKYGQGAKPGDGGLLMWYKVNKLIAAIRGVPTGVSLPSPPTHQTQYSIEESVAKMIQSMYMAWGFRVPVYPKISASSTSLAVLNNLTRNPYAAALGIDGEDGGTGAAYTVSMDHMGHPIASNIRDCYLNLVGLGKQNEIPLIAGGGIGKNGKLAANAAALIMLGASVVQTGKYIMQAAAGCVGSEADRCNICNIGLCPKGITSQDPRLYRRLDPEKVAERVVDVFLSFDMELKKIMAPLGRSTSLPIGMSDALAINDKAAADRLQINYVV, from the coding sequence ATGCAATCAAATGGACTCATTACCCCTTCCACACTGAGCGTCAAAGACCTGCCGTGGCAGATTCACTGGCAAAAGGACAAGTGTACCTTGTGCGGGCGCTGCACGGCCGTCTGTCCTGTACACGCCATCGAGCTGGGGGTTCACAGGAAAAGATCCATTCAGGTACCCGCTCTCGCGGAGCTTGGGCTCAACAAGAAGGCCCCATCCAACGTTTACGAGGTGTACTACGGCATTCGCCAAAAGACGGATCCGGCTTACGCATGTGTGGGATGTGCCACCTGTTCCCTGGTTTGCCCCAACGACTGCATCATGCCGGTGCGTTCCGATGAAATGGACAAGTTCAGATTCCACCTCAACAGGGGAGGGCAGCCCCGGAGCCGCGGAGGCCGCAGGAATGTTCCCGATGCCATACAGGGTGGAGTCCTCGACCGCATCAAATTCACTCGAATTTCCATGCTGACCGACCCCGCTCTGGATGCGGGCCGTCACGAATTCGAGCTGCGGACTCTTCTGGGCAGGATCCTGCCTCCCGAAGAGAACCTCAAGCTCTACAACGAACAGGGTTGGATTCCTCCCGTACGGGAAATCTATCCCCTCATGATCGGAAGCATGTCCTTTGGGGCCCTTTCCCCCAACATGTGGGAAGGACTCCAGATGGGGGTCGCCTACCTCAACGAGGAAATGGGTATGCCCGTGCGTATGGCCACCGGTGAAGGCGGATGCCCGCCGAGGCTTCTGCGGTCCCGTTTCCTCAAATATGTCGTTTTGCAGATCGCAAGTGGCTACTTCGGTTGGGACGAAATCATTCATGCGCTCCCCGAAATGAAAGAAGATCCCTGCGCCATCGAAATCAAATACGGCCAGGGAGCCAAGCCCGGCGACGGCGGGTTGCTCATGTGGTACAAGGTCAACAAGCTGATCGCAGCCATCCGCGGTGTTCCCACGGGAGTGAGTCTGCCGAGTCCTCCGACGCATCAGACTCAGTATTCCATTGAGGAATCCGTGGCAAAAATGATCCAGTCCATGTACATGGCCTGGGGATTCAGAGTGCCCGTGTATCCTAAAATTTCAGCCAGTTCGACGTCTCTTGCCGTCTTGAACAACCTGACGCGCAATCCCTATGCGGCTGCCCTGGGCATCGATGGTGAAGATGGTGGAACAGGCGCCGCCTACACCGTTTCCATGGATCACATGGGGCATCCTATTGCCAGCAATATTCGCGACTGCTACCTGAACCTAGTCGGGCTGGGCAAACAGAACGAAATCCCACTCATTGCAGGTGGAGGCATCGGCAAGAACGGGAAACTGGCAGCCAATGCCGCGGCTCTCATCATGCTGGGAGCCAGTGTCGTGCAGACGGGCAAATACATCATGCAGGCGGCCGCCGGTTGCGTGGGTTCGGAAGCCGATCGCTGCAACATCTGCAATATCGGCCTCTGCCCCAAGGGCATTACGTCTCAGGACCCTCGCCTCTATCGTCGCCTGGATCCGGAGAAAGTGGCGGAACGAGTGGTGGATGTATTCCTCAGCTTTGACATGGAATTGAAGAAGATCATGGCGCCTCTTGGCCGCTCCACTTCACTTCCCATTGGAATGTCTGATGCTTTGGCGATCAACGATAAGGCGGCAGCCGATCGTCTTCAGATCAATTATGTGGTGTAG
- a CDS encoding ABC transporter ATP-binding protein, translating into MTNPSELLFSGNAVEVKDLVKRFGSFVAVNHISFEVGRGEVFGFLGPNGAGKSTTIRMLCGILSPSGGMGSVAGFDLLTQAEKIKHHIGYMSQKFSLYDDLTVEENIDFYSGIYRIPAGKKQARKQWVLDMANLTEHRSSKTCNLSGGWKQRLALGCAILHEPPILFLDEPTSGVDPMSRRQFWDLIYELSAGGVTVFVTTHYMDEAEYCDRLGLIYRGELIALGTPQELKTNFMREEVLEVLCERPQDAMSRVEEIPGIKEVALFGKGLHVVVEEGDKAIGSIESLLKEMGFRFSRIEKIVPSLEDVFVSLIEARDRLERPQEEVKR; encoded by the coding sequence ATGACAAATCCCTCTGAGCTCCTTTTCTCCGGAAATGCAGTGGAAGTGAAAGATCTGGTGAAGCGGTTTGGAAGCTTTGTGGCCGTGAATCACATCAGTTTCGAAGTGGGGCGTGGCGAAGTGTTCGGTTTTCTGGGGCCAAACGGTGCGGGCAAGTCCACCACCATTCGCATGCTTTGCGGCATTCTGTCTCCTTCCGGGGGCATGGGGAGCGTGGCGGGGTTCGACCTCTTGACGCAAGCGGAGAAAATCAAACATCATATCGGCTACATGAGCCAGAAGTTTTCCCTCTACGATGATCTGACGGTGGAAGAGAATATCGACTTCTACAGCGGCATTTACCGAATCCCTGCCGGGAAAAAACAGGCCCGCAAGCAATGGGTTCTCGATATGGCCAATCTTACCGAACACCGGTCATCCAAGACATGCAACCTTTCGGGCGGGTGGAAACAGCGGCTGGCTTTGGGGTGCGCCATTTTGCACGAACCTCCTATTCTCTTTCTCGATGAACCGACTTCGGGAGTGGACCCCATGAGCCGCCGTCAGTTTTGGGACCTCATTTATGAGCTTTCCGCCGGCGGGGTTACCGTTTTCGTGACCACCCACTACATGGATGAAGCCGAATACTGCGATCGGCTCGGCCTGATCTACCGCGGAGAATTGATCGCTCTCGGAACTCCCCAGGAACTCAAGACGAATTTCATGCGCGAGGAGGTTCTCGAGGTCCTTTGCGAAAGGCCGCAGGACGCCATGAGCCGGGTGGAAGAGATCCCCGGAATCAAGGAAGTCGCTCTTTTCGGCAAGGGGCTCCATGTGGTGGTGGAAGAGGGGGATAAGGCGATAGGCTCCATTGAAAGCCTATTGAAAGAGATGGGATTCCGGTTTTCCCGCATAGAAAAAATCGTTCCCTCTCTCGAGGACGTGTTTGTTTCCCTCATCGAAGCGCGTGACCGCCTGGAACGGCCCCAGGAGGAGGTGAAACGATGA
- a CDS encoding L,D-transpeptidase family protein produces MKSSKKRIKELKKNGLLFVLLTLITFFAFPVSISAALAESRVTEELRGRIGKIEGTATMELDCQAIHAGTDLIQFYKERAYAPIWVDADRLNDLGRALPAYLQAANEHGLDPEDYHFSCMQAMVKNFQTITQNHHPIPARDLADLDILMTDAFLIYASHLSSGKVDPNRLYPQWLSEKNKADVIGGLKDLVKHRDLKATLRRFAPPHQEYWDLMEAGKKLQKTVSAGGWPMFPPGKPLRPGDHDARIPFLRERLRAGGHLLAEDPRDPDTFDPSLVVAVKKFQALNGLEADAIVGPGTIAALNVPAEKRLQQIYLNMERWRWLPRQWKERDVIVNTASFSLQAWQDQRKVLSMKVIVGKNYQKTPVFSEQMTYLEINPYWNVPRSIATKEFLPEIKRNPGYLASNHYELLAGWSNPPQAVNPWAVDWSSVSAQSFPYRIRQSPGPWNALGNIKFMFPNSFQVYLHDTPNRYLFKRHHRALSHGCIRVEKPLDLALLVLQDDPAWTRDRIENIIASKKRRIVSLPRPWMVHIQYWTAWVDEDGQIHFGQDIYDRDQVLWQALNETKSRKA; encoded by the coding sequence ATGAAATCCTCAAAGAAAAGAATCAAAGAACTCAAGAAAAATGGTTTGCTCTTCGTTCTGTTGACCCTCATCACTTTTTTCGCATTTCCCGTATCGATTTCAGCGGCTCTGGCCGAAAGCAGAGTTACAGAAGAACTGCGTGGCAGGATTGGAAAAATTGAAGGAACCGCCACAATGGAGCTCGACTGCCAGGCCATTCACGCCGGCACTGATTTGATACAATTTTATAAAGAGAGGGCTTACGCTCCCATCTGGGTCGATGCCGACAGGCTGAACGATTTGGGAAGAGCTCTGCCCGCCTATCTGCAGGCAGCAAACGAACACGGCCTCGACCCCGAGGACTACCATTTCTCCTGTATGCAGGCCATGGTGAAGAATTTTCAGACCATCACACAAAACCATCACCCTATCCCCGCAAGAGATCTCGCAGACCTCGATATCCTCATGACCGACGCGTTCTTGATCTACGCCTCCCATCTTTCCTCCGGTAAGGTCGATCCCAATCGTCTCTATCCCCAGTGGCTCTCCGAAAAAAACAAGGCCGACGTCATCGGAGGCTTGAAAGACCTCGTAAAACACAGAGACCTGAAAGCGACCCTTCGCCGCTTTGCCCCGCCCCATCAGGAATACTGGGATCTCATGGAAGCGGGCAAGAAACTGCAAAAAACTGTTTCCGCCGGCGGATGGCCCATGTTCCCACCAGGCAAACCCCTTCGACCGGGCGATCATGATGCTCGAATCCCCTTTCTGCGGGAACGCCTGAGGGCCGGCGGGCATCTTCTGGCAGAAGACCCTCGCGATCCTGATACCTTTGACCCCAGCCTCGTTGTTGCCGTCAAGAAGTTTCAGGCGCTCAACGGCCTGGAAGCGGACGCAATCGTAGGGCCGGGTACTATTGCAGCACTCAATGTACCGGCTGAAAAGCGTCTCCAGCAGATTTATCTGAACATGGAAAGATGGCGCTGGCTTCCGAGGCAGTGGAAAGAACGGGATGTGATCGTCAATACGGCATCTTTTTCCTTGCAGGCGTGGCAGGATCAACGGAAGGTCCTGTCCATGAAGGTGATCGTGGGGAAGAATTATCAGAAAACACCCGTTTTCAGCGAACAGATGACCTATCTCGAAATCAACCCTTACTGGAATGTTCCGCGCAGCATCGCCACGAAAGAATTTTTGCCCGAAATCAAGCGGAACCCGGGCTATCTAGCAAGCAATCATTATGAACTGCTGGCGGGATGGAGCAACCCGCCCCAGGCTGTAAACCCCTGGGCTGTCGACTGGAGCAGCGTGTCGGCTCAAAGCTTCCCGTATCGCATTCGCCAGTCTCCCGGTCCCTGGAACGCCCTGGGAAATATCAAATTCATGTTTCCCAACTCTTTTCAAGTCTACCTGCACGATACGCCCAACCGCTATCTTTTCAAAAGGCATCACCGCGCCCTGAGCCATGGGTGCATACGGGTGGAGAAACCCCTGGATCTGGCACTGCTGGTGCTGCAAGACGACCCTGCGTGGACACGGGACCGCATCGAAAACATCATCGCATCGAAAAAAAGACGTATCGTCTCCCTTCCTCGCCCATGGATGGTTCACATTCAATACTGGACGGCCTGGGTTGACGAAGACGGGCAGATCCATTTCGGGCAGGATATTTACGACCGGGACCAGGTTTTGTGGCAGGCTTTGAACGAAACGAAAAGCAGGAAAGCTTAG
- a CDS encoding FAD-dependent oxidoreductase, with product MDYQQVCRISGMENGHRIESRILEERIQKAVAEGYRNLEVEAYGQHGIGGRLWKAGEEKVYVKVKGSSGQRVGSLGFPNTLIELEGPGSDDVGWLNAGADIIVHGNAGNGTCNGMAQGKVYVAGNIGARGMTMTKRNPRFDPPELWVLGSVGDYFAEFMAGGIAVICGHNPQMPDNVIGYRPCVGMVGGKIYFRGPCKGYSQADAKLIPLPDEDWDWLVKNLEIYLEAIRQSDLLPQLSRRDEWQLLAARTPQEKFARPRSSMSAFRAEVWDKELGKGGLIGDLTDLDRSPIPVITSGNLRRWVPVWENRKYAAPCEASCPTGIPVHERWRLVREGRTDEAVDLALSYTPFPATVCGYLCPNLCMQSCTRQTVKMPSVDITQLGKASVKARLPELPPLSGKRMAVIGGGPAGISVAWQLRLKGHEAVVYDMSEKLGGKISAAIPGSRIPEDVLNAELERMRKVLPHVHLQQRLTQQDIDALKVDYDFIVIAVGAQKPRVIPMPGKERLIPALDFLRRAKSGEAQVGRKVVIIGAGNVGCDVATEAHRLGAQDITLVDIQPPLSFGKERMAAEAIGAKFRYPCFSKAVTEEGLELTSGEVIPADTVIISIGDVPDLSFLPENVRVERGFIKVNDINQTTDPQIFAIGDAVKQGLITDAIGAGRKTAQFISEILEGKRPKGDARQMIPYSRVKLEYFDPRLLGFEGVESCAFQCSSCGACRDCGICESICPQTAISRKEVPGSRDGFEMVVDPERCIGCGFCAGACPCGIWDLVENDPID from the coding sequence ATGGACTATCAACAGGTTTGTCGGATTTCCGGTATGGAAAACGGCCATCGCATTGAATCGCGCATATTGGAGGAGCGCATTCAGAAGGCGGTGGCAGAGGGATACCGAAATCTGGAAGTGGAGGCCTACGGGCAACACGGCATCGGCGGGCGGCTGTGGAAGGCCGGCGAAGAGAAAGTTTATGTAAAAGTCAAAGGTTCTTCCGGACAGCGTGTCGGGTCGCTGGGGTTTCCCAATACGCTTATCGAGTTGGAAGGGCCTGGATCGGACGACGTGGGATGGTTGAATGCGGGAGCCGATATCATCGTCCACGGCAATGCCGGCAATGGAACATGCAATGGCATGGCCCAGGGAAAGGTCTATGTGGCGGGTAACATCGGTGCCCGTGGTATGACCATGACCAAGCGCAATCCCCGCTTCGATCCTCCCGAACTCTGGGTGCTGGGCTCGGTGGGGGATTACTTTGCCGAATTCATGGCCGGTGGCATCGCCGTCATCTGCGGCCACAACCCTCAGATGCCCGACAATGTCATCGGTTACCGTCCCTGCGTGGGAATGGTCGGCGGGAAAATTTACTTCAGAGGACCCTGCAAGGGGTACAGCCAGGCCGATGCCAAGCTGATCCCTCTTCCAGATGAAGATTGGGATTGGCTGGTAAAGAATCTTGAAATCTATCTGGAAGCGATCAGACAGAGTGACCTGCTGCCTCAACTTTCCCGGCGTGATGAATGGCAACTGCTGGCAGCCAGGACTCCGCAGGAAAAATTTGCCCGGCCGAGAAGTTCCATGAGTGCCTTCCGTGCGGAAGTCTGGGACAAGGAGTTGGGCAAGGGGGGATTGATCGGAGACTTGACAGATCTTGACCGGAGCCCGATTCCTGTCATTACCAGCGGAAATCTGCGCCGCTGGGTGCCGGTTTGGGAAAACCGCAAGTATGCGGCACCCTGTGAAGCCAGTTGTCCCACGGGCATTCCCGTTCATGAAAGATGGCGTCTCGTGCGCGAAGGCCGTACAGACGAGGCCGTCGACCTGGCCCTCAGTTATACCCCCTTTCCGGCCACCGTGTGCGGGTATCTTTGCCCCAACCTGTGCATGCAATCCTGTACGCGTCAGACGGTGAAAATGCCTTCCGTGGACATCACTCAACTGGGCAAGGCCAGCGTAAAAGCCAGACTGCCGGAGCTGCCGCCTCTTTCGGGAAAACGGATGGCCGTCATCGGTGGTGGGCCCGCGGGTATTTCCGTGGCCTGGCAACTGCGGCTGAAGGGACATGAGGCCGTTGTCTACGATATGAGCGAAAAGCTGGGCGGTAAAATTTCCGCGGCCATCCCCGGTTCGCGAATTCCCGAAGATGTGCTCAATGCAGAACTCGAACGCATGCGGAAAGTGCTGCCTCATGTTCACCTGCAGCAGCGTTTGACTCAACAGGACATCGACGCCCTCAAGGTCGACTACGACTTTATCGTGATTGCCGTGGGGGCCCAGAAGCCCCGTGTCATCCCCATGCCCGGCAAGGAACGGCTGATTCCGGCTCTCGATTTCCTGCGCCGGGCCAAGTCCGGCGAGGCTCAGGTGGGCAGGAAGGTGGTGATCATCGGTGCGGGGAACGTGGGCTGCGATGTGGCCACCGAGGCACACCGCCTTGGAGCTCAAGACATCACTCTCGTGGACATTCAACCGCCTCTTTCTTTCGGCAAGGAACGCATGGCCGCCGAGGCGATCGGCGCAAAGTTCCGCTACCCCTGCTTCAGCAAAGCCGTCACGGAAGAGGGACTGGAGCTCACTTCGGGTGAGGTGATTCCCGCGGATACGGTCATCATTTCTATCGGGGATGTGCCGGACTTGAGCTTCCTTCCTGAAAACGTTCGCGTGGAGCGCGGGTTCATCAAGGTCAACGACATCAACCAGACCACCGACCCGCAAATATTTGCCATCGGCGATGCAGTGAAACAGGGGCTCATTACCGATGCCATAGGAGCGGGCCGAAAGACGGCGCAATTCATTTCAGAGATCTTGGAGGGCAAACGCCCCAAGGGTGACGCGCGTCAGATGATTCCGTATTCGCGGGTCAAACTCGAGTATTTCGACCCCCGTTTGCTGGGTTTTGAGGGTGTAGAGAGCTGTGCATTCCAGTGTTCATCGTGCGGCGCCTGTAGAGACTGCGGGATTTGTGAATCCATTTGTCCTCAGACGGCCATTTCAAGAAAAGAAGTTCCAGGGAGCCGTGACGGCTTTGAAATGGTGGTGGATCCTGAACGGTGCATCGGCTGTGGTTTCTGCGCCGGGGCATGTCCCTGCGGGATCTGGGACCTGGTTGAAAACGATCCCATCGATTGA
- a CDS encoding class II glutamine amidotransferase has product MCRLFAVTSEEPQSPIMAIRALDVMREGHDGSGVGLFLSDLGGPFEELKGAPILSGIFTNEGMKRLDQFMINIGFMTKYKMSIKVPKTSPPPGVPKRDRYLIRAYEYPESWEGLSQEEIDYRLMMIRIQLRQMGDENQDMIVYSFWPDVIMIKELGDPMTVAEYLQLDREELQARVIMAQGRQNTNYAINLYACHPFFIQGISTMTNGENTAFIPIREFLSSRGFPGYMGYQSDSEVFTHILHYTMNRLGLGIEAYKHIITPLQDKDLEQHPNGGLLKELKHSCRRLIIDGPNCVIGVLPDKSVFMVQDRKKLRPGVVGGRPGLYAFSSEICGLDASIPDRDKSKDFQPMHLDTAIVRPDRQEVKICNQMDSLPLPH; this is encoded by the coding sequence ATGTGTCGTTTATTCGCAGTGACGAGTGAAGAGCCTCAGTCTCCCATCATGGCGATTCGAGCTCTTGATGTGATGCGTGAGGGACATGATGGTTCAGGTGTAGGCCTGTTTTTAAGTGATTTGGGTGGTCCTTTCGAGGAACTCAAAGGGGCGCCCATTCTCTCGGGCATTTTCACCAATGAGGGCATGAAACGTCTGGATCAGTTCATGATCAACATTGGATTCATGACCAAGTACAAAATGTCCATTAAGGTTCCCAAAACTTCACCCCCACCGGGGGTCCCCAAGCGTGACAGGTATCTGATTCGGGCTTATGAATACCCGGAAAGCTGGGAGGGTCTGAGCCAGGAAGAAATTGACTACCGTTTGATGATGATCCGAATCCAGCTCCGCCAGATGGGCGATGAGAATCAGGACATGATCGTTTACAGCTTCTGGCCGGATGTGATCATGATCAAGGAACTGGGAGATCCCATGACGGTTGCCGAATACCTCCAGCTGGATCGCGAGGAGCTCCAGGCGCGCGTCATCATGGCCCAGGGAAGGCAGAATACCAACTACGCCATCAATCTCTATGCCTGCCATCCCTTCTTTATCCAGGGCATTTCCACCATGACCAATGGTGAGAACACAGCGTTCATTCCCATCAGGGAGTTTCTCTCATCGCGGGGCTTTCCCGGGTACATGGGCTATCAATCGGATTCGGAGGTTTTCACGCACATTCTCCACTACACCATGAATCGCCTGGGACTCGGCATCGAAGCCTACAAGCATATCATTACCCCCCTGCAGGACAAGGATTTGGAGCAGCATCCCAATGGCGGACTGTTGAAGGAATTGAAGCACTCCTGTCGGCGTCTGATCATCGACGGGCCGAACTGTGTGATCGGTGTCCTTCCGGACAAGTCGGTGTTTATGGTCCAGGACCGCAAGAAATTGCGCCCCGGCGTTGTGGGGGGCAGACCCGGGCTCTACGCCTTCTCTTCGGAAATTTGCGGTCTGGATGCCTCTATCCCCGATCGTGACAAAAGTAAAGACTTCCAGCCCATGCATCTGGATACTGCAATCGTACGGCCTGACCGTCAGGAGGTTAAAATATGCAATCAAATGGACTCATTACCCCTTCCACACTGA